A portion of the uncultured Bacteroides sp. genome contains these proteins:
- a CDS encoding DUF6621 family protein, translated as MAEKIKLAETVMLIDTAYMNFVITDLKKNFERMLGRSLHEIDLSHLMSYLALDASISEGKNEIQVLWVYDDHSSKLLHCHPSDLKEELNGVAFSNTLGEFSFASVPSAEMVSREDLYFDLFDIVVDSADVKKVILVSFTEEYGDRLHLAMEKVTEKEIILFCMDEPQQESRHYWEMLAYPLMQSLGIKGDELS; from the coding sequence ATGGCAGAGAAGATAAAACTAGCTGAAACAGTGATGCTGATTGATACGGCATATATGAATTTCGTTATAACAGATTTGAAGAAGAACTTTGAGCGCATGCTTGGACGCTCGTTACATGAGATTGATTTGTCGCACCTGATGAGCTATTTGGCTTTGGACGCTTCTATCTCTGAAGGAAAGAATGAGATACAAGTACTTTGGGTTTATGATGATCACTCGTCTAAACTACTCCATTGTCATCCTTCCGACTTGAAGGAAGAGCTGAACGGGGTCGCTTTTTCTAATACATTGGGGGAATTTTCTTTTGCCAGCGTTCCGTCAGCGGAGATGGTTTCACGAGAAGATTTGTATTTTGATTTATTCGATATTGTAGTCGATTCGGCTGATGTGAAGAAGGTTATTCTCGTTTCTTTTACCGAGGAATACGGTGACAGGCTGCATTTGGCCATGGAGAAAGTGACTGAGAAGGAAATTATCCTGTTCTGCATGGATGAACCCCAACAAGAATCTCGTCATTATTGGGAGATGCTGGCTTATCCTTTGATGCAATCTTTAGGTATTAAAGGTGACGAGTTATCCTAA
- a CDS encoding LysR family transcriptional regulator produces MSDFRLKVFLSVAKNLSFTKASQELFVSQPAITKHIQELETTYQTRLFERQGNKISLTAAGQLLLEHSERILDHYKQLEYEMHLLHNAYTGELKLGASTTIAQYVLPPLLASFIEKFPQVNLSLMSGNSREIETALQEHRIDLGLVEGIVRLPNLKYTDFLEDELVAIVHPGSKLAIGDEVLPEDLQRIPLVLRERGSGTLDVFEKALLQHDLKLSSLNVLLYLGSTESIKLFLTNSDCMGIVSVRSVRRELFSGLFRVVEIKEMPLLRTFNFAQLQGQESGLSQVFMQFAMHHNNQL; encoded by the coding sequence ATGTCCGATTTTCGTCTTAAAGTATTTCTTAGTGTGGCAAAGAATCTTAGCTTCACTAAGGCTTCGCAGGAACTTTTCGTTAGCCAGCCGGCTATTACCAAGCACATTCAGGAGCTGGAAACTACTTACCAAACCCGTTTGTTCGAGAGACAGGGTAATAAGATATCCCTGACTGCTGCCGGACAACTTTTGTTGGAGCATAGCGAACGTATTTTGGACCACTATAAGCAGTTGGAGTATGAGATGCATTTGCTGCATAATGCCTATACCGGAGAGTTAAAACTTGGTGCAAGCACTACGATTGCTCAGTATGTGCTTCCTCCTCTGCTAGCCAGTTTTATTGAAAAGTTTCCGCAAGTAAACCTGTCTCTGATGAGTGGCAATTCCCGAGAAATAGAAACGGCTTTACAGGAACACCGCATCGATTTGGGTTTAGTAGAAGGTATTGTCCGCTTACCTAACCTAAAGTACACCGATTTTTTGGAAGACGAGCTGGTGGCCATTGTGCATCCTGGCAGTAAGCTGGCCATTGGTGATGAAGTTCTTCCCGAGGATTTACAGCGTATTCCTCTGGTACTTCGTGAAAGAGGATCGGGAACACTGGATGTATTCGAAAAAGCGTTGTTGCAACACGATCTGAAACTCTCGTCACTTAACGTTTTGTTATACTTGGGCAGTACGGAAAGCATCAAACTTTTCTTGACCAATTCTGATTGCATGGGAATTGTCTCCGTTCGTTCTGTCAGGCGTGAGCTCTTCTCCGGTTTGTTTAGGGTGGTAGAGATAAAAGAGATGCCTTTGCTTCGAACATTTAACTTTGCTCAACTGCAAGGGCAGGAGAGTGGACTCTCGCAAGTATTTATGCAATTCGCCATGCATCATAACAATCAGTTATAG
- a CDS encoding putative sulfate exporter family transporter, with protein sequence MGAFFQSLKANNKTIYVSLLVVLAFFLLLDYIPVLSAYSSWVTPPVALFLGLAFALTCGQAHPKFNKKVSKYLLQYSVVGLGFGMNLQASLASGKDGMAFTVISVVGTMLLGWFIGRKLLKVDRDTSYLISSGTAICGGSAIAAIGPVLRAKDSEMSVALGTIFILNAIALFIFPVIGHWLGMSQHDFGTWAAIAIHDTSSVVGAGAAYGEEALKVATTIKLTRALWIIPLAFITSFIFKSKGQKINIPWFIFFFLLAMVANTYLLNDVPQIGDAINRFARKGLTITLFFIGASLSRDVLKSVGIKPLIQAVLLWLVISLSTLASIYWF encoded by the coding sequence ATGGGTGCATTCTTTCAATCGCTAAAAGCCAACAATAAAACGATTTACGTGTCACTGCTTGTCGTTTTAGCTTTCTTTCTTCTCTTAGATTATATTCCTGTTTTATCGGCCTATTCTTCGTGGGTTACTCCTCCGGTAGCTTTGTTCCTTGGCTTGGCTTTCGCTTTGACGTGCGGGCAGGCACATCCTAAGTTCAACAAGAAAGTTTCCAAATATTTATTGCAATATTCCGTTGTGGGGTTGGGCTTTGGCATGAATCTTCAAGCTTCGCTTGCTTCAGGTAAGGATGGGATGGCGTTTACCGTTATTTCTGTGGTGGGCACAATGCTACTCGGTTGGTTCATCGGCCGTAAGCTACTGAAAGTGGATAGAGACACTTCTTATCTGATAAGTTCCGGTACGGCTATTTGTGGAGGAAGTGCTATTGCCGCCATAGGACCGGTACTTCGGGCCAAAGATAGTGAAATGTCCGTAGCGCTCGGCACCATCTTTATCCTTAACGCGATTGCTCTTTTTATCTTTCCCGTCATTGGTCATTGGCTTGGCATGAGTCAGCATGATTTCGGAACGTGGGCAGCCATCGCCATTCACGATACCAGTTCTGTGGTGGGTGCCGGTGCCGCTTATGGAGAGGAAGCACTGAAAGTCGCTACAACGATTAAGCTCACACGTGCTCTATGGATTATACCTTTGGCCTTTATTACTTCGTTTATCTTCAAAAGCAAGGGACAAAAAATCAATATTCCATGGTTCATCTTCTTTTTCTTACTTGCCATGGTGGCAAACACCTATTTGCTCAATGACGTTCCTCAGATAGGAGATGCGATTAATCGTTTTGCACGGAAAGGACTTACTATAACACTTTTCTTTATTGGTGCTTCATTGTCGAGAGATGTGCTGAAGTCTGTAGGAATCAAACCCCTTATCCAAGCTGTTTTACTTTGGCTCGTTATCAGTCTTAGCACGTTGGCTTCCATCTACTGGTTCTAG
- a CDS encoding DUF4252 domain-containing protein → MMRKIIFMMMLVIAALSIDAKAQNSLFNKYDEMPNVTSVYISKAMLGMNPKVINEDFVISKVASKLDAIYVISTFDSKIKKEMKEDISAFVKKGNYELLMKQKGVASSSAFYIKKRGDKVTELIMITEGAKQGYTHLVGEMSFDDIQRITLINGHSYNFSPSIGNNIDIHLSDIDFQKAFKDKQFDLKGLNKFKDFKFFGDLEKLKDLEVLDSLDISFDNLEQYGITN, encoded by the coding sequence ATGATGAGAAAGATAATTTTTATGATGATGCTAGTCATCGCAGCTCTTAGCATAGATGCTAAAGCTCAGAACAGTCTCTTTAATAAATATGATGAAATGCCCAACGTGACATCTGTTTATATCTCAAAAGCTATGCTGGGGATGAATCCTAAAGTGATAAATGAAGATTTTGTCATCAGCAAAGTCGCTAGTAAGCTAGATGCGATCTACGTTATCTCTACTTTCGATTCAAAGATAAAGAAGGAGATGAAAGAGGACATTAGTGCCTTTGTAAAAAAGGGGAATTACGAATTGCTCATGAAGCAAAAAGGAGTGGCTTCGTCATCGGCTTTTTACATCAAAAAGAGAGGAGATAAAGTCACGGAACTAATTATGATAACCGAAGGGGCCAAGCAAGGATACACCCATTTAGTAGGAGAAATGTCATTCGACGATATTCAACGCATTACGCTTATCAACGGGCATAGCTATAACTTCTCCCCTTCCATTGGCAATAACATAGACATACATCTGTCGGATATAGACTTTCAGAAAGCATTCAAAGATAAACAGTTTGATTTGAAAGGACTCAATAAATTCAAAGATTTCAAATTCTTTGGAGATTTAGAGAAACTCAAAGATCTAGAAGTATTGGATAGCTTAGATATCTCTTTTGATAATCTTGAGCAATACGGGATCACAAATTAA
- a CDS encoding RNA polymerase sigma factor has translation MDAETFKREYLPFHRKLYFIAYQLLENEPDAEDLVQEAYLKLWDKRDGLVAINNPEAFSVTLVKNMCFDILRSGKYVLSKHAVELTMLADTTEADNLEAKDEVRQVRQLISCLPEQQQKIITLKDVRGCSYEEIERLTGLSSINIRVLLSRARKKIREQFNKLNNYESGRN, from the coding sequence ATGGACGCTGAAACTTTTAAGAGAGAATACTTACCATTTCATCGCAAGCTCTACTTTATAGCCTATCAGCTATTAGAGAATGAACCTGATGCCGAAGATTTGGTACAAGAAGCTTATCTGAAACTATGGGATAAAAGAGATGGATTAGTTGCCATCAACAATCCGGAAGCTTTCAGCGTCACCCTCGTGAAGAATATGTGCTTTGACATTTTGCGCTCGGGTAAATATGTGCTCAGCAAACATGCAGTAGAGCTAACAATGTTGGCGGATACGACAGAGGCAGACAACTTAGAAGCAAAGGACGAAGTCAGACAAGTGAGACAGCTCATTAGTTGTTTACCGGAGCAACAACAGAAAATCATTACGCTGAAAGATGTTAGAGGGTGCTCCTACGAAGAAATAGAGCGGCTAACCGGATTAAGCAGCATCAATATAAGAGTATTGCTATCCAGAGCCAGAAAGAAGATACGTGAACAATTCAATAAACTGAACAATTATGAGAGTGGAAGAAATTGA
- the recA gene encoding recombinase RecA, which produces MGKKDELNFETENNKMASSEKLKALQAAMDKIEKNFGKGSIMKMGDSVVEQVEVIPSGSIALNAALGVGGYPRGRIIEIYGPESSGKTTLAIHAIAEAQKAGGIAAFIDAEHAFDRFYAAKLGVDVDNLWISQPDNGEQALEIAEQLIRSSAIDIIVIDSVAALTPKAEIEGDMGENKMGLQARLMSQALRKLTGTVSKTRTTCVFINQLREKIGVMFGSPETTTGGNALKFYASVRLDIRRASQLKDGEEVIGNQVRVKVVKNKVAPPFRKAEFDIMFGGGISRSGEIVDLGTDLGLVKKSGSWYSYNDTKLGQGRDAAKQCMADNPELAEEIEGLIAEKLKK; this is translated from the coding sequence ATGGGCAAGAAAGACGAACTAAATTTTGAAACAGAAAACAATAAAATGGCATCAAGCGAAAAGTTAAAGGCCTTACAGGCAGCTATGGACAAGATAGAAAAGAACTTCGGCAAAGGTTCTATCATGAAAATGGGCGATAGCGTAGTGGAACAAGTTGAAGTAATTCCTTCAGGATCAATCGCTCTGAATGCCGCTCTGGGCGTAGGTGGTTATCCTAGGGGAAGAATAATTGAAATCTACGGACCGGAATCATCCGGTAAAACGACATTGGCCATTCATGCCATTGCAGAAGCACAAAAAGCCGGAGGTATTGCTGCGTTTATCGATGCAGAACATGCTTTCGATCGCTTCTATGCTGCTAAATTAGGTGTAGATGTAGATAATCTTTGGATTTCACAACCCGACAATGGTGAACAAGCGCTTGAGATAGCGGAGCAATTGATTCGTTCATCAGCCATTGACATTATTGTCATTGACTCTGTTGCCGCTCTTACTCCGAAAGCTGAAATTGAAGGTGATATGGGAGAAAACAAAATGGGTCTACAAGCCCGCCTCATGTCTCAAGCCCTCAGAAAGTTAACGGGTACTGTAAGCAAGACACGCACAACTTGTGTCTTTATCAATCAGTTGCGCGAAAAGATTGGTGTTATGTTTGGAAGTCCTGAAACAACGACCGGTGGTAACGCATTAAAATTTTATGCATCAGTACGTTTGGATATCCGCCGTGCTTCACAATTGAAAGATGGTGAAGAGGTAATAGGTAACCAAGTACGTGTAAAAGTAGTAAAGAACAAGGTCGCTCCTCCTTTCCGTAAAGCTGAATTCGACATTATGTTTGGCGGAGGAATCTCTCGCTCAGGAGAAATTGTTGACCTGGGTACAGACTTGGGACTTGTGAAGAAGAGTGGTTCTTGGTATAGCTATAACGACACCAAACTGGGACAAGGACGCGATGCGGCTAAACAATGCATGGCTGATAATCCTGAATTGGCAGAAGAAATAGAGGGTCTTATTGCTGAAAAGCTAAAGAAATAA
- the bcp gene encoding thioredoxin-dependent thiol peroxidase — protein MNVGDKAPEILGINEKGEEIRLANYKGKKLVIYFYPKDNTSGCTTQACNLRDNYADLRKAGYEIIGVSVDDEKSHQKFIDKNNLPFTLIADTNKKLVEQFGVWTEKKMYGRSYMGTLRTTFIINEEGIIERIISSKEVNTKEHAGQIINQ, from the coding sequence ATGAATGTAGGAGACAAAGCCCCGGAAATCTTGGGGATAAACGAGAAAGGAGAAGAGATACGCCTTGCTAATTACAAAGGAAAAAAGTTAGTAATCTATTTCTATCCAAAAGATAATACTTCAGGATGCACCACTCAGGCATGCAACCTCAGAGATAATTATGCCGACCTGCGAAAAGCCGGATATGAAATTATCGGCGTAAGCGTGGATGACGAAAAGTCTCACCAGAAGTTTATTGATAAGAACAACCTACCTTTTACGCTCATTGCGGATACGAATAAAAAACTGGTAGAACAGTTTGGCGTATGGACTGAGAAGAAAATGTATGGCCGCTCATATATGGGAACTTTACGAACTACCTTTATTATTAATGAAGAAGGTATTATAGAACGGATTATAAGCTCTAAAGAGGTGAATACCAAAGAGCATGCAGGGCAAATTATAAACCAGTAG
- a CDS encoding saccharopine dehydrogenase family protein, with amino-acid sequence MGRVLIIGAGGVGTVVAHKVAQNADTFTDIMLASRTKSKCDAIVKAIGNPAIKTAQVDADNVDELVALFNDFKPELVINVALPYQDLTIMEACLKAGVNYLDTANYEPKDEAHFEYSWQWAYHERFKEAGLTAILGCGFDPGVSGIYTAYAAKHYFDEIHYLDIVDCNAGDHHKAFATNFNPEINIREITQKGRYFENGEWVETGSLELHQPITYPNVGPKESYLLYHEELESLVKHFPTIKRARFWMTFGQEYLTHLRVIQNIGMARIDEIDYNGQKIVPIQFLKAVLPNPQDLGENYTGETSIGCRIRGIKEGKERTYYVYNNCSHEAAYKETGMQGVSYTTGVPAMIGALMFFKGLWKNPGVNNVEEFNPDPFMEQLNKQGLPWHEVFDKDLEL; translated from the coding sequence ATGGGTAGAGTTCTAATTATTGGTGCGGGCGGTGTAGGAACCGTTGTTGCACACAAAGTGGCACAAAATGCCGATACATTTACAGATATTATGCTTGCCAGTCGTACAAAATCAAAGTGCGACGCTATTGTAAAGGCAATTGGTAATCCGGCAATAAAAACAGCACAAGTTGATGCGGACAACGTGGATGAACTTGTGGCTTTATTCAATGACTTTAAACCGGAATTGGTTATTAATGTAGCACTCCCTTATCAAGACCTTACCATTATGGAAGCTTGTCTCAAAGCCGGAGTGAACTATTTGGATACTGCCAACTATGAGCCTAAAGACGAAGCTCACTTTGAATACAGCTGGCAATGGGCCTATCACGAACGCTTCAAAGAAGCAGGGTTAACAGCCATACTCGGTTGCGGATTCGATCCCGGAGTGAGTGGTATATATACTGCTTATGCGGCCAAACATTATTTTGACGAAATACATTATCTGGATATTGTAGATTGCAATGCAGGTGATCACCACAAGGCATTTGCCACTAACTTTAATCCGGAAATCAATATCCGCGAGATTACTCAGAAAGGTCGTTATTTCGAGAATGGTGAATGGGTAGAAACAGGTTCATTGGAGTTGCATCAACCCATCACTTATCCGAATGTCGGACCCAAAGAGTCTTATTTACTTTATCATGAAGAGTTAGAATCCTTGGTAAAACACTTCCCGACTATTAAGCGGGCAAGATTCTGGATGACTTTCGGACAAGAGTACCTTACTCACTTACGCGTTATCCAAAACATTGGTATGGCCCGTATTGACGAGATAGATTATAACGGACAGAAGATTGTTCCTATCCAATTCTTAAAAGCAGTACTACCCAATCCGCAAGATCTGGGTGAGAACTACACCGGAGAGACATCAATCGGTTGCCGCATTCGTGGCATTAAAGAGGGCAAGGAACGTACTTACTATGTATATAACAATTGTAGCCACGAAGCAGCTTATAAAGAAACGGGTATGCAAGGAGTGAGTTACACCACAGGCGTTCCGGCTATGATCGGTGCCTTGATGTTCTTTAAAGGCTTATGGAAAAATCCGGGAGTAAACAACGTAGAAGAGTTTAATCCGGATCCTTTCATGGAGCAATTGAACAAGCAAGGTTTGCCTTGGCACGAAGTATTCGACAAGGATTTGGAACTTTAA
- a CDS encoding iron ABC transporter permease has protein sequence MDKKIIFLTILFIIAFMADIALGSVSLSLSDIWNTLAGNSNDMIYREIILNHRIPKALTAILAGAALSVAGVMMQTLFHNPLAGPDVLGVTSGASLGVALLTLGASALPFGFVAGWGQVAAAVAGSIGVLLLVIIVSIRIPQTVSLLIIGMMFGNFAGAIVSILQSVSNPDMLKLFITWTFGSLSSVSWEQMWIMAPVILIGISLAFILQKQLNVLLLGKNYAIGLGISVMRLRLLIIFATALLAGTSTAFTGPIAFIGITMPHIARGIMGTSNHRVILPTSILCGASTMLICDIISQLPGAQGTLPINAVTALFGAPVIVWIIIKNKG, from the coding sequence ATGGATAAAAAAATCATCTTTCTCACCATACTCTTTATCATCGCATTCATGGCAGACATTGCCTTGGGTAGTGTGAGTTTATCTTTAAGCGATATATGGAACACTCTAGCAGGCAATAGCAACGACATGATCTATCGCGAAATCATTTTGAATCACAGAATACCCAAGGCTCTAACAGCCATACTTGCGGGAGCCGCCTTATCTGTAGCCGGCGTAATGATGCAAACACTATTTCACAACCCGCTTGCAGGGCCCGACGTGCTCGGTGTTACGTCTGGTGCCAGTCTGGGTGTTGCGTTGCTTACACTTGGTGCTTCAGCACTTCCATTTGGTTTTGTTGCCGGATGGGGACAGGTAGCAGCGGCTGTTGCCGGATCAATCGGAGTACTGCTGCTCGTCATCATTGTTTCAATAAGGATACCTCAAACAGTATCTTTACTCATTATCGGAATGATGTTCGGCAACTTTGCCGGAGCAATTGTGAGCATTCTTCAAAGTGTGAGCAATCCCGACATGTTAAAGCTCTTCATCACTTGGACATTCGGAAGTTTATCATCGGTTAGCTGGGAACAAATGTGGATCATGGCTCCTGTCATCTTAATTGGCATCTCTTTGGCTTTTATCTTGCAAAAGCAACTCAACGTTCTTCTATTAGGGAAGAATTATGCCATCGGATTGGGCATTTCCGTTATGCGACTGCGCTTACTTATTATCTTTGCCACAGCTTTATTGGCCGGAACTTCCACCGCTTTTACCGGACCGATTGCTTTTATAGGCATAACCATGCCTCACATTGCACGTGGCATAATGGGCACTTCCAATCACAGAGTGATTCTGCCAACCTCTATACTCTGCGGCGCCTCAACGATGCTCATTTGCGACATTATCTCTCAATTACCCGGCGCACAAGGCACTCTCCCTATCAATGCCGTTACAGCGTTATTCGGTGCACCCGTCATCGTCTGGATCATCATAAAAAACAAAGGATAA
- a CDS encoding ABC transporter substrate-binding protein has protein sequence MTKRILCIYLPLLLLLSGCSGKSSQQASSKDGVPVSLSHASRFSIAHATNYTTVTVYNPWKEGEIYDKYYLVKDESTEVPADGHKIKIPLKSLMTNSATHLGFIELLGELNKVTGVCSTAYIYNPTILRGVKEGKIKDLGEPFNLDIENLLLLHPQAIMTSAYNAEDENSKRMQQTDITVIYNIEWQEKTLLGRAEWIKFIAAFFDKEALADSIYSDIEKRYERVKKLASAVKEKPSILSGQDYRGSWSMPTGLSYNAQLFKDAGGQYFYANDTTTSGSRSSNIEEALINFGKADIWIGSEASSLEELGRIDAKYKLFKAYKEGRVYNINKRKNARGGNDYWESGVARPDLLLSDMIKILHPELLPNYESVYMEKLKK, from the coding sequence ATGACAAAAAGAATCCTATGTATATATCTTCCTCTTCTCCTATTATTATCCGGGTGCAGTGGAAAGTCTTCTCAACAAGCATCAAGTAAAGATGGCGTTCCAGTGTCCCTTTCGCATGCCAGCAGATTTAGTATTGCCCATGCGACCAACTACACCACAGTCACCGTTTACAATCCATGGAAAGAAGGCGAGATATACGATAAATATTACTTGGTGAAAGATGAAAGCACCGAGGTTCCTGCAGACGGACACAAAATTAAGATCCCACTTAAAAGTTTGATGACTAATTCGGCTACCCACCTCGGTTTTATAGAGCTATTGGGAGAGTTGAATAAAGTGACAGGAGTATGTAGCACGGCATACATTTACAATCCTACTATATTAAGAGGTGTAAAGGAAGGTAAAATAAAAGATCTAGGAGAACCATTCAATCTGGATATCGAGAACCTTCTATTGCTCCATCCGCAAGCCATCATGACTTCTGCCTACAATGCCGAAGATGAAAACAGCAAGCGAATGCAGCAAACAGACATAACTGTGATATACAACATCGAGTGGCAAGAGAAGACACTATTAGGAAGAGCAGAATGGATTAAGTTTATAGCTGCCTTTTTTGATAAAGAAGCACTGGCCGATAGCATTTACAGCGACATAGAGAAACGATACGAGAGAGTGAAGAAACTCGCCTCAGCAGTAAAGGAGAAGCCTTCAATTCTTTCCGGACAAGATTATCGGGGAAGTTGGTCAATGCCTACAGGACTGAGTTATAACGCTCAGCTATTTAAAGATGCGGGTGGACAGTATTTTTACGCCAATGACACAACGACCAGCGGAAGTAGAAGCAGCAATATAGAAGAAGCGTTGATAAACTTCGGCAAGGCAGACATTTGGATAGGATCTGAAGCTTCTTCATTGGAAGAGTTGGGACGAATAGATGCCAAATATAAATTATTCAAAGCTTACAAAGAAGGAAGAGTCTACAACATTAATAAACGAAAGAACGCCAGAGGAGGAAATGATTATTGGGAAAGTGGCGTAGCCCGTCCCGATCTTCTCTTAAGTGACATGATAAAGATTCTTCATCCTGAATTACTGCCCAATTACGAATCGGTATATATGGAAAAGCTGAAGAAATAA
- the dnaK gene encoding molecular chaperone DnaK has product MGKIIGIDLGTTNSCVSVFEGNEPVVIANSEGKRTTPSIVAFIDGGERKVGDPAKRQAITNSQRTVYSIKRFMGENWDQVQKEIARVPYKVVKGENSTPRVEIDGRLYTPQEISAMILQKMKKTAEDYLGQEVTEAVITVPAYFSDSQRQATKEAGQIAGLDVKRIVNEPTAAALAYGLDKAHKDMKIAVFDLGGGTFDISILEFGGGVFEVLSTNGDTHLGGDDFDQVVINWLVQEFKNDEGADLTQDPMALQRLKEAAEKAKIELSSSTSTEINLPYIMPVAGVPKHLVKTLSRAKFESLAHELIQACLEPCKKAMKDASLSNSDIDEVILVGGSSRIPAVQKLVEDFFGKAPSKGVNPDEVVAVGAAVQGAVLTDEIKGVVLLDVTPLSMGIETMGGVMTKLIDSNTTIPCKKSETFSTAADNQTEVTIHVLQGERPMASQNKSIGQFNLTGIAPARRGIPQIEVAFDIDANGILKVSAKDKATGKEQVIRIEASSGLSKEEIDRMKAEAEANAEADKKEREKIDKLNQADSTIFQTEKQLEELGDKLLADKKAPIEAALAKLKEAHKAQDIAAIDTALAEVNTAFQTASAEMYAQSGAQGGAQAGPDMNGGQANEGEGKQGENVQDADFEEVK; this is encoded by the coding sequence ATGGGAAAAATTATTGGTATAGACTTAGGAACAACAAACTCTTGTGTTTCCGTATTCGAAGGAAATGAGCCGGTTGTAATTGCTAATAGCGAAGGTAAACGTACAACCCCTTCTATCGTAGCCTTTATAGACGGAGGCGAACGTAAAGTGGGCGATCCAGCTAAACGCCAAGCTATTACTAACTCTCAAAGAACGGTATATTCTATCAAACGTTTCATGGGAGAAAACTGGGATCAGGTGCAGAAAGAAATTGCACGTGTACCTTATAAAGTAGTAAAAGGCGAGAACAGTACACCGCGCGTTGAAATCGACGGACGTCTCTATACTCCGCAGGAAATCTCGGCCATGATTCTACAGAAGATGAAAAAGACTGCTGAGGATTATTTAGGTCAGGAAGTAACAGAAGCTGTGATCACAGTGCCTGCTTACTTTAGCGACTCTCAGCGTCAGGCAACCAAAGAAGCCGGACAGATTGCCGGATTGGATGTGAAACGTATTGTGAACGAACCAACTGCTGCTGCTTTGGCTTACGGTCTTGATAAGGCTCACAAAGACATGAAGATTGCTGTGTTCGACCTTGGTGGTGGTACCTTCGATATTTCTATTCTTGAATTCGGTGGCGGTGTGTTTGAAGTTCTTTCTACGAATGGTGATACTCACCTTGGTGGTGATGACTTTGACCAAGTAGTTATCAACTGGTTAGTACAGGAATTTAAGAATGATGAAGGTGCTGATCTTACTCAAGATCCGATGGCTTTGCAACGTTTGAAAGAAGCTGCTGAAAAAGCGAAGATTGAATTGTCTTCATCTACCAGCACTGAGATCAACTTACCTTATATTATGCCTGTAGCAGGTGTACCAAAGCACTTGGTTAAGACCTTGAGTCGTGCTAAATTCGAATCTTTGGCTCATGAATTGATTCAAGCTTGTCTTGAACCATGTAAGAAAGCAATGAAAGATGCTAGTTTGAGCAACTCTGATATTGACGAAGTCATCCTTGTTGGTGGTTCTTCACGTATACCTGCAGTGCAAAAATTGGTAGAAGATTTCTTTGGCAAAGCTCCTTCTAAAGGTGTGAATCCGGACGAAGTGGTAGCTGTAGGAGCTGCTGTACAAGGTGCTGTGTTGACAGATGAAATTAAAGGTGTGGTATTGCTTGATGTTACTCCATTATCAATGGGTATTGAGACCATGGGTGGTGTGATGACAAAATTGATCGATTCTAACACAACCATTCCTTGCAAGAAGAGCGAAACATTCTCTACTGCTGCTGATAACCAGACAGAAGTAACCATCCACGTGTTGCAAGGCGAACGTCCGATGGCATCCCAGAATAAGTCGATTGGCCAGTTTAACTTGACAGGAATTGCACCGGCACGTCGTGGTATACCACAAATTGAAGTTGCGTTTGATATCGATGCCAATGGTATCTTGAAAGTATCAGCCAAAGATAAAGCGACCGGTAAAGAACAAGTGATTCGTATCGAAGCTTCAAGTGGCTTGAGCAAAGAAGAAATAGACAGAATGAAAGCGGAAGCGGAAGCGAATGCTGAAGCAGATAAGAAAGAACGTGAAAAGATTGATAAGCTGAATCAGGCTGACAGCACAATCTTCCAGACAGAAAAACAATTAGAAGAACTGGGAGATAAGTTGCTTGCTGACAAGAAAGCACCGATTGAAGCTGCTCTGGCTAAGTTGAAAGAAGCTCACAAGGCACAAGATATTGCTGCTATTGATACTGCATTGGCCGAGGTTAATACTGCCTTCCAAACTGCAAGTGCTGAGATGTATGCTCAGAGCGGTGCACAAGGCGGAGCGCAAGCCGGTCCGGACATGAATGGCGGTCAAGCCAATGAAGGTGAAGGCAAGCAAGGCGAGAACGTTCAAGATGCTGACTTTGAAGAAGTGAAGTAA